One genomic region from Acidobacteriota bacterium encodes:
- a CDS encoding von Willebrand factor type A domain-containing protein, translating to MARGRVITLVALVTIAVLAAGDSQATVNGAISGSVLDARSGQPVVGASLELLGTGKHVVTDSLGGFAFEEVSPGVYSVEITYQDSRGRTCQSTVEVTVRAAVTATLAVPLAVTPDTDLSENHARPLDGAGKAAGESDQEGKSSDSHKKLQSDILDILTPEYAPGSGVQSFRGGRTGEVSGLDRMPPAKRYEEQEYEVDRFDEYPTDLPPFDMFFKNYGTNRFVETRRDRLSTFALDVDDASYNLARRYLQQGRVPPPEAIRVEEFINHFNYGYNPPRDSKFRIFSELLPSPFNRDVTVMKIGVKGREVAASARKPLNLTFVIDVSGSMGYDDRLEVVKQALEMLIAQLGRHDRVGMVAYGSQAFVVLEPVSADQRQHIVRAVRSLRPEGRTYAEAGLELGYRMAGRQYVNGHSNRVILISDGVANVGRTSADDIMRRIEHSAVKGITLSCFGVGMGNYNDVLLEQLARQGNGRYAYINSVSEARRQFVDGFVGNVEVLARDVKVQVNFNPDIVEAYRLLGYENRDIPDDRFRDRHQDGAEIGAGHEVTAVYELRLRKRAGSASLATVHVRWKNPDETEITEISREVASSGEVHRFERARPEPRLAFVAAQFAQLLKRNEYAQTDYDGLLSVAEPLVGQMPGPQVRELVDLIRQARDLSTYYTGRKPYRDDDDNYQADRR from the coding sequence ATGGCACGAGGTCGGGTTATTACCCTGGTGGCGCTTGTGACTATTGCGGTCCTGGCAGCCGGTGATTCTCAGGCGACAGTGAACGGGGCCATCAGCGGGAGCGTTTTAGACGCCCGGAGCGGCCAGCCGGTTGTCGGCGCCAGCCTCGAGCTTCTGGGCACGGGTAAACACGTCGTGACCGATTCATTGGGCGGCTTTGCGTTCGAGGAGGTCAGCCCGGGTGTGTACTCAGTGGAGATCACGTACCAGGATTCGCGGGGACGCACGTGTCAGTCGACTGTCGAGGTCACGGTTCGGGCGGCGGTTACCGCCACCCTTGCGGTCCCGCTGGCGGTGACCCCGGACACAGATCTTTCGGAGAACCACGCCCGACCGCTTGACGGCGCCGGGAAGGCGGCAGGGGAAAGTGACCAGGAAGGCAAGTCGTCCGACTCGCACAAGAAACTTCAATCCGATATCCTCGATATCTTGACGCCGGAGTACGCGCCGGGGTCAGGCGTACAGTCATTTCGCGGGGGCCGGACCGGAGAGGTCTCCGGCCTGGATCGGATGCCCCCGGCGAAGCGATACGAAGAGCAAGAGTATGAAGTCGACCGGTTCGACGAGTACCCGACCGATCTGCCGCCCTTTGACATGTTTTTCAAGAACTACGGGACAAACAGATTCGTGGAGACCCGTCGGGACCGTCTGTCAACCTTTGCGCTGGACGTCGACGACGCCTCTTACAACCTGGCCCGCCGGTATCTTCAGCAGGGGCGCGTTCCGCCTCCTGAGGCAATCAGGGTGGAGGAGTTCATCAACCATTTCAACTATGGGTATAATCCGCCCCGCGACAGCAAGTTTCGGATTTTCAGCGAACTGCTGCCGTCGCCCTTCAACCGCGACGTCACCGTTATGAAGATCGGTGTCAAGGGCAGAGAGGTAGCGGCCTCGGCGCGAAAACCGCTGAACCTGACTTTCGTCATCGACGTCTCGGGATCGATGGGCTATGACGATCGCCTGGAGGTCGTAAAGCAGGCCCTTGAGATGCTTATCGCACAACTGGGCCGCCACGACAGGGTTGGCATGGTTGCCTACGGATCACAGGCATTCGTCGTCCTGGAACCGGTCTCGGCCGATCAGCGGCAGCATATCGTGCGAGCCGTCAGATCATTGCGCCCGGAGGGGAGGACGTACGCCGAGGCCGGGCTGGAACTCGGGTACCGAATGGCCGGCCGGCAGTACGTCAACGGCCACAGCAATCGGGTCATTCTTATCAGCGACGGCGTGGCCAACGTCGGACGGACGTCCGCGGATGACATCATGAGACGGATCGAGCACTCGGCGGTCAAGGGCATTACGCTGTCATGCTTCGGCGTAGGCATGGGCAACTACAACGACGTATTGCTGGAACAACTGGCCCGGCAGGGAAACGGCCGTTATGCGTATATCAACAGCGTGTCCGAGGCCCGCAGGCAGTTCGTGGACGGTTTCGTCGGCAACGTGGAAGTGCTGGCCCGTGACGTCAAAGTGCAGGTGAATTTCAACCCGGACATCGTCGAAGCTTACCGGCTTCTCGGATATGAGAATCGTGACATCCCTGATGACCGGTTCAGGGACAGGCACCAGGACGGCGCCGAGATCGGGGCCGGCCACGAGGTCACGGCCGTCTACGAGTTGCGCCTGCGTAAACGTGCCGGGTCGGCCTCGCTGGCGACCGTCCATGTGCGCTGGAAGAATCCAGATGAGACCGAGATCACCGAGATAAGCCGGGAAGTTGCGTCTAGCGGGGAAGTTCACAGGTTCGAGCGTGCCCGTCCCGAACCCAGGCTGGCTTTCGTGGCGGCGCAGTTTGCGCAACTACTCAAAAGGAACGAATACGCGCAAACTGACTACGACGGTCTCCTGTCCGTGGCCGAGCCGCTTGTCGGCCAGATGCCCGGTCCGCAAGTCAGAGAGCTCGTGGATCTGATCCGGCAGGCCCGTGATCTCTCGACGTACTACACGGGCCGGAAGCCGTACCGGGACGACGACGATAATTACCAGGCGGATCGGCGGTAA
- a CDS encoding nitroreductase family protein — MNAILDFLNSHCSVRHFTDQPVTADQQRIILTTAQRSPTSSNLQAYSTIAVRDAAKKKQLARLAGDQGHVRECPLFVVFCADLFRLRTIARARGYEFHGEYAEAFIVATVDTALAAGRALMAAQALGLGGVMVGGIRNHPDAVTKLLHLPDLVYPVMGMSIGWPASPSKIKPRLPAEAVHFSESYDAGALARSITAYDSVIDRAGHLKGREIETDNYPDFNGPYSWSEHSARRMASTTETALRPQLLEFLQSRGWLRK, encoded by the coding sequence ATGAACGCTATCCTGGATTTCCTCAACAGCCATTGCTCCGTAAGGCATTTCACCGATCAGCCGGTGACGGCTGATCAGCAGCGGATAATTCTCACGACTGCCCAGCGATCACCGACGTCGTCAAACCTTCAGGCGTATTCCACAATCGCCGTTCGCGATGCGGCAAAGAAGAAGCAACTCGCCCGGCTCGCCGGCGACCAGGGACACGTGCGGGAATGCCCGCTGTTTGTCGTTTTCTGTGCCGATCTGTTCCGGCTCAGGACGATCGCCCGGGCGCGCGGTTACGAGTTTCACGGTGAGTATGCGGAAGCCTTCATTGTCGCCACCGTTGACACCGCCCTGGCTGCGGGCAGAGCGTTGATGGCGGCCCAGGCTCTCGGCCTCGGGGGGGTCATGGTGGGAGGTATCCGCAATCACCCGGACGCGGTCACAAAGCTGCTGCATCTTCCCGACCTGGTCTACCCGGTGATGGGCATGTCCATCGGCTGGCCGGCCTCGCCGTCAAAAATCAAACCGCGTCTGCCTGCCGAGGCCGTGCATTTCAGCGAGAGCTACGACGCCGGCGCCTTGGCCCGAAGCATAACCGCATACGACAGCGTGATCGACCGTGCCGGTCATCTGAAAGGGCGCGAAATAGAGACCGACAACTACCCGGACTTCAATGGGCCGTATTCGTGGTCGGAACACTCGGCGCGACGGATGGCCAGTACCACCGAGACAGCCCTGCGGCCGCAGTTGCTCGAGTTTTTGCAGTCTCGCGGGTGGTTGCGAAAGTAG
- a CDS encoding ATP-dependent 6-phosphofructokinase gives MPKSIKRIGILTGGGDCPGLNAAIRAVVKTADNDYDIEVVGFEDGYEGLVENRFRTIGLKDVSGLLAQGGTILGTSNRADPFKFPVLQGEEYVYLDRSSQAIRNFESLGLNALVAIGGDGTMAASAAMLEKGLPVIGVPKTIDNDLWGTDVTFGFDSALATATQAVDKIHTTAQSHHRVMIVEVMGRYAGWLALGTGLAGGGDIILMPEIPYDIECVVEQIRSRNSLGKNFSIVVIGEGAMPVGGEIVVSRTVATSPDAIRLGGISNHLALQLEGLTNLECRVTILGHLLRGGEPTAFDRLLATRLGSEAVHMVVRGEIGRMVALRGFDLTSVPLADVAGKIRKVTPDHAWIKVAQSLGVCLGNPSDVPLSEYLKA, from the coding sequence ATGCCCAAGTCAATAAAACGTATCGGGATCCTCACCGGAGGCGGCGACTGCCCCGGTCTGAACGCCGCCATACGAGCCGTCGTCAAAACGGCCGACAATGACTACGACATCGAGGTCGTAGGCTTTGAGGACGGCTACGAAGGCCTTGTTGAGAACCGCTTCCGGACGATCGGTCTGAAGGACGTCTCCGGCTTGCTGGCACAGGGCGGCACCATCCTGGGTACCTCCAATCGGGCCGACCCCTTCAAGTTCCCCGTGTTGCAGGGTGAGGAGTACGTCTATCTTGATCGCTCTTCGCAGGCCATCAGGAACTTTGAATCGCTCGGGCTGAACGCCCTCGTGGCCATCGGCGGCGATGGCACCATGGCGGCGTCGGCGGCGATGCTGGAGAAGGGACTGCCGGTGATAGGCGTGCCCAAGACGATAGACAACGATCTGTGGGGTACGGATGTTACGTTCGGGTTCGACTCGGCGCTGGCCACGGCCACCCAGGCGGTGGACAAGATTCACACCACGGCCCAGTCGCATCACCGGGTTATGATCGTGGAAGTCATGGGCCGGTATGCGGGCTGGCTGGCTCTGGGCACGGGACTGGCCGGCGGCGGCGACATTATTCTCATGCCGGAGATCCCGTACGACATCGAGTGCGTTGTTGAACAGATCCGCAGCCGTAACTCTCTGGGCAAGAACTTCTCGATCGTCGTGATCGGCGAGGGGGCCATGCCCGTGGGCGGAGAAATAGTGGTCAGCCGCACGGTTGCGACCTCGCCCGACGCCATCAGGCTTGGCGGCATTTCGAACCATCTGGCCCTGCAGCTCGAGGGATTGACCAACCTGGAATGCCGTGTCACGATTCTCGGTCATCTCCTTCGCGGCGGGGAACCGACCGCCTTTGACCGCCTGCTGGCCACCCGCCTGGGCAGTGAGGCGGTCCATATGGTCGTGCGCGGTGAGATCGGTCGCATGGTCGCACTGAGAGGGTTTGACCTGACGAGCGTTCCGCTGGCCGACGTTGCCGGCAAAATTCGCAAGGTCACTCCTGATCACGCCTGGATCAAAGTGGCCCAATCGCTCGGTGTCTGCCTGGGCAACCCGAGTGACGTCCCGTTGAGTGAGTACCTGAAAGCATGA
- a CDS encoding pitrilysin family protein, with the protein MNRPILCLVSVAALLLSIGAAVNAQDLDELKYPKLNELKMPEIERVTLENGLRLYLVQDRSLPVFNMSVRINAGAYIEAADKVGLVSILGRTLRTGGTQKWSGDEIDEMLEGVGATVETSGGLVNCNAQVNALSEYTDLGLEVLAEILRRPVFDQDKIDLAKVQERSAIARRNDEPDEIGDREFDKVIYGPESVYARHTEYRTIDAVSRDDLVAFHATYIRPENVQLAIWGDFDKAGIVDKIRQYFGDWERGVSPIPPLPQVDYEYDSKVYFVNKPDVNQSNVYVGHIGGRVTDPDYPARVVMNRVMGGGYSNRMFAAVRSREGLAYAAFGVYIANISYPGVFYNYAATKSESTGKAIKEIIKVIESMHTEPPSKDEMRRAKDGYLNSFVFNFDSKQEVVNRIMNYDFYGLPDDFLQQQKERIETVTADDVVAASKANLRADKLRILVVGNVDDFDIPLEELGLGPVEEIDVTIPAAEEKRELVITPETLAKGKDLLGAAVTAHGGLDNFKSIKSTSVKGTLTLMTPQGEFPIAFEEVSIFPDKRAQVLTVFGQKMFDIQNGRQGWKTDQASMQVVAKTEEDIADDMKSTARNNVVIFRQSDNPDYRPVYDGTGEVNGTSVEFVTLVDADGETICRLGFDADSHQLVCRYYTDITPAGQGTVEEVFVKFTEVAGVRIPTGTVRNLSGQKIGAVEYTEFLVNADIPPGAFDQPQ; encoded by the coding sequence ATGAACAGGCCAATACTATGTCTTGTCTCAGTTGCCGCGTTGCTGCTGAGTATCGGCGCGGCCGTCAACGCACAGGATCTCGATGAACTGAAGTACCCGAAGCTGAACGAGTTGAAAATGCCCGAGATCGAACGGGTGACACTCGAGAACGGGCTTCGCCTCTATCTGGTGCAGGACCGGAGTCTTCCGGTGTTCAATATGTCGGTCCGCATCAACGCCGGGGCTTACATCGAGGCGGCCGACAAGGTCGGTCTGGTTTCCATCCTGGGCCGGACACTCCGGACGGGGGGCACGCAAAAATGGTCCGGAGACGAGATCGACGAGATGCTGGAAGGTGTGGGAGCCACGGTTGAAACGTCGGGCGGGCTCGTCAACTGCAATGCTCAAGTAAACGCCCTCTCCGAGTATACCGACCTCGGCCTTGAGGTGCTGGCTGAAATCCTCCGCCGGCCGGTCTTCGATCAGGATAAGATTGATCTGGCCAAAGTTCAGGAACGATCGGCCATCGCACGGCGTAACGACGAACCAGATGAGATCGGCGACCGCGAGTTCGACAAGGTGATTTACGGCCCGGAGTCCGTTTATGCCCGGCACACGGAGTATCGGACGATCGACGCCGTTTCGCGTGACGACCTGGTCGCTTTCCACGCCACGTATATCAGGCCGGAGAATGTCCAGTTGGCCATCTGGGGCGACTTCGACAAGGCCGGCATCGTCGACAAGATACGACAGTACTTCGGCGATTGGGAACGCGGAGTCAGCCCGATCCCCCCTCTCCCCCAGGTCGACTACGAGTACGACAGTAAGGTGTACTTCGTGAACAAGCCCGATGTCAACCAGTCAAACGTCTACGTCGGCCATATCGGCGGCCGGGTCACCGACCCGGACTACCCGGCGCGGGTCGTGATGAACCGGGTGATGGGCGGCGGTTACAGTAATCGCATGTTTGCCGCCGTGCGTTCACGAGAGGGACTGGCCTACGCCGCGTTCGGTGTCTACATCGCGAATATCAGTTACCCGGGCGTTTTCTATAACTACGCTGCAACCAAGTCTGAGTCGACGGGCAAGGCGATCAAGGAGATAATCAAGGTCATCGAGAGCATGCACACCGAGCCGCCCAGCAAGGACGAGATGCGCCGGGCCAAAGACGGTTATCTCAACTCGTTCGTCTTCAACTTCGACAGCAAGCAGGAAGTGGTCAACCGCATAATGAACTATGACTTCTACGGCCTGCCCGATGACTTCCTGCAGCAGCAGAAGGAACGGATTGAAACGGTCACCGCGGACGACGTCGTGGCGGCGTCAAAAGCGAACCTTCGCGCGGACAAGCTGCGCATCCTTGTGGTCGGCAACGTGGACGATTTCGACATCCCGCTGGAGGAGCTGGGCCTGGGCCCGGTTGAGGAGATCGACGTCACAATTCCGGCGGCCGAGGAGAAACGAGAGCTGGTCATTACGCCGGAGACGCTTGCCAAGGGTAAGGACCTTCTCGGCGCGGCCGTCACCGCCCACGGCGGTCTGGACAATTTCAAGAGCATCAAGTCCACGTCCGTCAAAGGGACCCTCACGCTCATGACCCCACAGGGAGAGTTCCCAATAGCCTTCGAGGAGGTCTCTATTTTCCCGGACAAGCGCGCCCAGGTGCTCACGGTCTTCGGTCAGAAGATGTTCGATATCCAGAACGGCCGGCAGGGCTGGAAGACCGACCAGGCGTCCATGCAGGTCGTGGCCAAAACTGAAGAGGATATCGCCGACGACATGAAAAGTACGGCGCGCAACAACGTTGTAATCTTCCGCCAGTCGGACAATCCGGACTATCGGCCCGTGTACGACGGCACCGGCGAGGTCAACGGCACCAGTGTCGAATTCGTGACCCTCGTGGACGCCGATGGTGAGACCATCTGCCGCCTGGGATTTGACGCCGACAGCCACCAACTGGTCTGCAGGTATTACACGGACATCACGCCGGCCGGCCAGGGAACCGTCGAGGAGGTCTTCGTCAAGTTCACCGAGGTGGCCGGGGTTCGCATACCGACAGGCACCGTGAGAAACCTCAGCGGGCAGAAGATCGGTGCCGTTGAATACACCGAGTTCCTGGTCAACGCCGACATACCGCCCGGAGCTTTTGACCAACCTCAGTGA
- a CDS encoding LOG family protein: MNNNDRKKMVARIKRAPAYRVAYRDLDFLATDELRPVRLQLELRKPELILHQQKVRSTIVVFGGTRIPEPKAALSQVRAIERKLQKKPLDRSLKRRLAIARSLQEKSCYYDEAREFGRLVSAECQIRDHHEYVIVTGGGPGIMEAANRGAFDIGAKSIGMNITLPMEQEPNPYISPELCMQFHYFAIRKMHFMLRAKALVAFPGGFGTMDELFEALTLVQTEKMGPLPIVLFGEKFWKHVIDFDFLVSEGTIAEEDTKLFVYADKAIDAWNYIKSFYTAKDEG, from the coding sequence ATGAACAATAACGACCGAAAGAAAATGGTAGCCAGAATCAAACGCGCTCCGGCCTACCGGGTGGCTTACCGGGACCTGGATTTCCTTGCCACCGACGAGCTTCGGCCGGTCCGCCTGCAACTCGAACTGCGTAAACCGGAGCTAATTCTGCACCAGCAGAAGGTCCGGTCAACCATCGTCGTGTTCGGCGGCACGCGGATTCCCGAGCCAAAGGCTGCCCTGTCTCAGGTCAGGGCGATCGAACGCAAGCTCCAAAAGAAGCCCCTGGATCGCTCGCTGAAGCGTCGGCTGGCCATCGCCAGGTCGCTTCAGGAAAAGTCCTGCTACTATGACGAGGCTCGCGAGTTCGGCCGCCTGGTCTCGGCCGAGTGTCAGATTCGTGACCACCACGAGTACGTCATCGTCACCGGCGGCGGCCCGGGCATCATGGAGGCGGCCAACCGCGGGGCCTTCGATATCGGAGCCAAGTCGATCGGCATGAACATCACTCTGCCCATGGAACAGGAACCGAACCCGTATATCTCACCGGAACTCTGCATGCAGTTCCATTACTTTGCCATCCGCAAGATGCATTTCATGCTTCGCGCTAAAGCGTTGGTGGCCTTCCCGGGCGGATTCGGCACCATGGACGAACTTTTTGAGGCTCTGACGCTTGTCCAGACGGAAAAGATGGGTCCCCTGCCCATCGTTCTGTTCGGCGAGAAGTTTTGGAAACACGTGATAGATTTCGACTTCCTCGTGAGCGAAGGCACCATTGCCGAGGAAGACACCAAACTCTTCGTATATGCCGACAAGGCAATCGACGCCTGGAACTACATTAAGTCCTTCTACACCGCCAAGGACGAAGGATAA
- the glgP gene encoding alpha-glucan family phosphorylase, which yields MRVKQLFVLPTLPDKLRPLQEMAHNLWYSWNWEVVRLFIRLDPDTWEKTSQNPVEMLSLLPQHTLLKASEDEAFLSSLHKVYDKYQDYLKRRKWFHYKYGDFEQEKAAYFSLEYGLDTGLPVYSGGLGVLSGDTLKSASDLGLPMTAVGLLYRYGYFRQFLSSDGWQQERYEENDWYHMPVTLVKDEHDQPLKVSLVLDNVPVQIQIWKVMVGLTPLYLLDTNIAENSSKAREITSVLYGGDKDMRIRQEIVLGVGGIRALRALGIEPCIFHCNEGHSWFLTLERIRGLMERHQLSFSEAAHFTWSTTIFTTHTPVPAGNEKFDPVLVHRYLGDLVKQLGLSWKEFLAIGRVNPEDETEHFGMTVAALRSSAFANSVSELHGQVSRNMWRNIWPGLPSSEVPIRAITNGVHPSSWISHDMDDLYVSYFGPRYVERPGAPEIWEKVYKIPDAELWRVHNRRRERLVYFARKKLRLQLQQRGATQIEIQRVDQLLDPHILTIGFARRFSTYKRGHLLFHDCDRLEKIINDKERPVQVIISGKAHPLDNPGKEIIRSIVKHSSEERFRNHIVFLEDYDINVARYLVQGADIWLNNPRRPQEASGTSGMKAALNGALNLSILDGWWCEGYSDDIGFKIGNGEEYDNVTVQDQLESEALYNSLEREIVPTFYNRNEIDLPDRWIEKMKASIHMAGQRFSAQRMLMDYTNNFYIPAVKGAQQMRANNFEVDRQVAAWLDRITGSWDKITIANIDLPDLGATVKVGQKIPVRMTVRLGDVTPDDVSVEIIAGRLNSQEQFTDFNSAKADLDGSEPLPDGTYIYTGEVTCRESGRFGVAARVVPKNEHLIHTRKPKLISWW from the coding sequence ATGCGGGTTAAACAGCTTTTCGTCCTCCCCACGCTACCGGACAAGCTCAGGCCGCTTCAGGAGATGGCCCATAACCTGTGGTACTCCTGGAACTGGGAAGTGGTCAGGCTGTTCATCCGGCTTGATCCCGACACCTGGGAGAAGACCAGCCAGAACCCGGTGGAAATGCTGTCGCTTCTCCCCCAGCATACGCTTCTGAAGGCATCCGAAGATGAAGCTTTCCTGTCGTCGCTGCACAAAGTCTACGACAAATACCAGGACTACCTGAAGCGCAGGAAATGGTTCCATTACAAGTACGGCGACTTCGAACAGGAAAAAGCCGCCTATTTTTCTCTTGAGTACGGTCTGGACACGGGTTTGCCGGTTTACTCGGGGGGGCTGGGCGTCCTGTCGGGAGATACCCTGAAATCGGCTTCGGATCTGGGCCTGCCCATGACGGCCGTCGGGCTGCTTTACCGCTACGGCTACTTCCGTCAGTTCTTGTCCAGCGACGGATGGCAACAGGAGCGGTACGAAGAAAACGACTGGTATCACATGCCGGTTACCCTCGTCAAGGACGAGCACGATCAACCGCTTAAGGTGTCCCTGGTTCTGGACAACGTCCCGGTCCAGATCCAGATATGGAAAGTCATGGTCGGTCTGACGCCCCTGTACCTGCTGGACACCAATATCGCTGAGAACTCGTCGAAGGCCCGCGAGATCACGTCGGTCCTGTACGGCGGTGACAAGGACATGCGTATCCGGCAGGAGATTGTCCTTGGAGTCGGCGGTATCCGGGCGCTGAGAGCACTCGGGATAGAGCCGTGCATATTTCATTGTAACGAGGGGCATTCCTGGTTCCTGACCCTGGAACGGATCCGAGGCCTCATGGAGCGGCACCAGCTCAGCTTCAGCGAGGCGGCACATTTCACCTGGTCGACCACGATCTTTACCACCCATACGCCGGTTCCGGCGGGAAACGAGAAGTTTGACCCGGTGCTCGTTCACCGCTACCTAGGCGACCTGGTCAAGCAGCTTGGTTTGAGCTGGAAGGAGTTCCTGGCCATCGGCCGCGTCAATCCCGAAGACGAGACGGAGCACTTCGGGATGACGGTCGCGGCACTGCGGTCCTCTGCTTTTGCCAACAGTGTTTCCGAGCTTCACGGGCAGGTGTCACGGAACATGTGGCGCAACATCTGGCCGGGTCTGCCGAGCAGCGAGGTGCCCATCAGGGCCATCACGAACGGCGTTCATCCGTCATCCTGGATCTCCCACGATATGGACGACCTGTACGTGTCGTACTTCGGGCCGCGTTACGTGGAAAGGCCCGGTGCTCCGGAGATCTGGGAGAAGGTGTACAAGATTCCGGACGCCGAGCTCTGGAGGGTACACAACCGGCGGCGTGAACGCCTGGTCTATTTTGCCCGCAAGAAGCTGCGGCTGCAGTTGCAGCAGCGCGGTGCCACGCAGATTGAAATCCAGCGGGTCGATCAGCTCCTGGACCCGCATATCCTGACGATCGGGTTCGCGCGGCGATTCTCGACGTACAAACGCGGCCACCTGCTGTTTCACGACTGCGACCGCCTGGAAAAGATCATTAACGACAAGGAACGGCCGGTACAGGTAATCATTTCCGGCAAAGCCCACCCGTTGGACAATCCCGGCAAAGAGATTATCCGTTCCATCGTCAAGCATTCCTCAGAGGAGCGGTTCCGAAACCACATCGTGTTCCTCGAGGACTACGACATCAACGTCGCCCGGTACCTGGTCCAGGGGGCTGATATCTGGCTGAACAACCCTCGCCGCCCGCAGGAAGCCTCGGGCACCTCCGGCATGAAGGCGGCGCTGAACGGCGCCCTGAACCTGTCGATCCTCGACGGGTGGTGGTGCGAGGGATATAGCGACGACATCGGGTTCAAGATCGGCAACGGCGAGGAGTACGACAACGTCACGGTACAGGATCAACTGGAATCGGAGGCGTTGTACAACTCGCTGGAGCGCGAGATCGTGCCGACGTTCTACAACCGGAACGAAATCGACCTGCCCGACCGGTGGATTGAGAAAATGAAGGCCTCGATCCACATGGCCGGGCAGCGCTTCTCGGCCCAGCGGATGCTCATGGACTACACCAACAACTTCTACATCCCGGCGGTCAAGGGCGCCCAGCAGATGCGGGCCAACAACTTCGAGGTCGACCGCCAGGTGGCCGCATGGCTCGACAGGATCACCGGCAGCTGGGACAAGATTACAATCGCGAACATCGATCTGCCTGACCTCGGCGCAACCGTCAAGGTAGGCCAGAAGATACCGGTGCGGATGACGGTACGGCTGGGCGATGTTACCCCGGACGACGTGTCGGTCGAGATCATAGCCGGCAGACTGAATTCACAGGAGCAGTTTACCGACTTCAACTCCGCCAAGGCCGATCTTGACGGTTCCGAGCCTCTGCCCGACGGCACCTACATATATACCGGTGAGGTGACATGCCGCGAGTCCGGCCGATTCGGCGTGGCCGCCCGGGTCGTGCCCAAAAACGAACACCTCATCCACACGCGCAAACCCAAGCTGATAAGCTGGTGGTAG
- a CDS encoding pitrilysin family protein — protein MSRIPARLVVAVTCLLFMGISAVSAFDFSELQEKITEKTLDNGLKVIVMERHDAPVASFVTWADVGSVDDPKGATGMAHMFEHMSFKGTESIGSEDIDKELKLMAVEDSLITELQAERVKGSLADTARVSALQAAFEEAREAAYQVVVPEAYTDLISREGGVAINAGTASDFTVYFFSLPSNKVELWAAMESDRFLNPVLREMYRERDVIAEERRMRTETSPFGRLLEEFLGLSYKAHPYGIEGVGHMSDIQNFTRGTAEAYFEKYYGPSNLTVVIVGDVKAKDIFKMAEKYWGRIPYRPAPDPIATVEPEQPGERRVVIEDPSQPLFIAGWHIPEITHPDRPALDAMMDYLAQGRTSLLYKNLVKEKKIALVATSLVPAYVGDKYPTMAIVYAVPSQDHDNYECEEQILAEIERMKEELLSPEDIDKIKARAKAEFIAGGGFGGGLNSNLGLAIQLGYFQNLYGDWREMFKTLDRINAVTAEDVQRVAKLYFTKKNRVVAMMNTVKS, from the coding sequence ATGAGCAGAATTCCTGCGAGACTGGTCGTTGCTGTCACTTGCCTGTTGTTTATGGGCATCTCGGCGGTCTCGGCCTTCGATTTCTCCGAACTGCAGGAGAAAATCACCGAAAAAACGCTCGACAACGGTCTGAAAGTGATCGTCATGGAGCGCCACGATGCTCCCGTGGCGTCATTTGTGACATGGGCCGACGTAGGATCGGTGGATGACCCCAAGGGAGCCACCGGGATGGCCCACATGTTCGAACACATGTCGTTCAAGGGCACTGAGTCCATCGGCTCCGAGGACATCGACAAGGAACTCAAACTTATGGCCGTCGAGGACTCGCTTATAACCGAACTACAGGCGGAGCGGGTCAAAGGCAGCCTGGCTGACACGGCGAGAGTCAGCGCACTGCAGGCCGCCTTTGAGGAGGCACGGGAGGCCGCGTACCAGGTGGTCGTACCGGAAGCGTACACTGACCTGATAAGCCGGGAGGGTGGAGTTGCCATCAACGCCGGGACCGCCAGTGACTTCACCGTGTATTTCTTCAGCCTGCCGTCCAACAAGGTGGAATTGTGGGCCGCCATGGAATCTGACAGGTTCCTCAACCCCGTCCTGCGCGAAATGTACCGGGAACGCGACGTGATCGCCGAGGAACGGCGCATGCGGACCGAGACGAGCCCGTTTGGTCGTTTGCTCGAGGAGTTCCTGGGCCTGAGTTACAAGGCGCACCCGTACGGCATTGAAGGCGTGGGCCATATGTCGGACATACAGAATTTCACACGGGGCACGGCCGAGGCCTATTTCGAAAAGTACTACGGACCATCGAATCTGACCGTTGTGATAGTCGGCGACGTCAAGGCAAAGGACATCTTCAAGATGGCCGAGAAGTACTGGGGCCGGATTCCGTACCGTCCCGCCCCGGACCCGATTGCGACCGTCGAACCGGAACAGCCCGGGGAGCGACGGGTGGTCATAGAGGACCCCTCGCAGCCGCTCTTCATCGCCGGCTGGCATATCCCGGAGATTACCCACCCGGATCGACCGGCCCTCGATGCCATGATGGACTACCTTGCCCAGGGCCGCACCTCCCTGCTGTACAAGAACCTGGTTAAAGAGAAGAAGATCGCCCTGGTGGCGACCAGTCTCGTACCGGCTTACGTGGGAGACAAGTATCCGACCATGGCCATAGTGTATGCCGTGCCCTCACAGGATCATGACAACTATGAATGCGAGGAACAGATCCTGGCCGAGATCGAGCGGATGAAAGAGGAGCTTCTGTCGCCTGAAGATATCGACAAAATCAAGGCCCGCGCCAAGGCCGAGTTCATCGCCGGGGGAGGCTTCGGCGGCGGCCTGAACAGCAATCTCGGGCTGGCCATCCAGCTCGGGTACTTCCAGAACCTCTACGGCGACTGGCGGGAGATGTTCAAAACCCTCGATCGAATAAACGCCGTCACCGCCGAAGACGTCCAGCGCGTGGCGAAATTGTACTTCACTAAGAAGAACCGTGTCGTGGCTATGATGAACACGGTGAAAAGCTGA